The Juglans regia cultivar Chandler chromosome 1, Walnut 2.0, whole genome shotgun sequence nucleotide sequence GCCGTGACCCCATAATTGTCCGCCGCTCGTCCTCGCCGCATCTCAGTTGCTTCATCTCGGTCGTTGCATCCCTGTCGCTGTCGGATAATCAGAGTTTCTCTAGGGCATTGTTCACTTGTttgggtactctctctctcgctctctctctctctctccatgtaACTATGATTATGTGCGTTTTGGTTTCCGTCGCTTGTGGGCTCTAAGCCACTGCTTTTCCTTTTAGATTTGTGTTGTtttgtatatcttttatttgttgttgaTAATCGGAGTTAATGGGTGTTGTTGAGTTGGGTAAAATATCCAAGCTGTCGGATTTCTCAGCTTTATTTTGCGCGTTGGCTTCTTATGAACAGGAAAAAGTTCCCCTTTTTGTTGATAACTTAAAATGGTGCAAAAATATTGGACTCCTTAACCAATAGATAAGATCATGTTTTGGCTACCATCGCCAAATCTAATCATCTGTGTTCAAGCACGCTttgcaacttttttttactatattCTTCTGTAATTACCAAAGCAAAAGTCATAGactttttatttgagaaatgcAAGCATTTGAAGCAGGGCATGTgtttaataaaatctaatttttaatcaattataGTTTCCGGTTGTTTTGCTCTCAGCCCATTAAGAGGGCAACCTTAGGCCTAGGTATGGAGCATCATCTGCTCTGAGAATGTTTATCAAATCAGCACTGAAAACTTCCATTTTGGAGTGggaattttaaatttacttcATTGTTCCAGGAGAGGTGGCTTGTTATAAAACATGTCCTCAAGGTGTGGGCTTGGGTAAGAGAGGATGCTTCATCTATCTTGCACCTCCTATTCATTAAGTTCTATTTTAGGTCAATCACCATTTTAGCCtaaaatttgatcaattttagTGCTCCCTCCCCTCCCATTTGATCAATTAGCCTTTACTAATATTGGAGGAcgtttaaaaaaattcagaaaaaggATCAATTGTTAGTAATAGGTTTGTGTCTGGCAGACCTTGAGGATATATCATGCAGATTAtagtttttcttgttaaatacaTACATGAACTGCCTAGTTGttaaaattggaaaataccGTAGTGGGCTTGCAGATTATGAATTGCTAATTTCACAACTTCCAGTGCAATTTTGAGTTACTTGGTCCAACTTTGCTGACATGTGGTGTTATTCCCCGAAATAAATTGAGTGATAAATTTGCAAGCAATCTAGTAAAAGTTAGTTTTATTCTATGTACTGTCTTATCAGATATTGGAGTGGTAATTCCTCCACCCCAGATTCCCCTCCAGAAAAGATCGTGTAAAAAACCTGTATGTGTTAAGTTCTTGTGTTACGGGAAAAGACTTCCAGAATTTCTCGAACACTGCAGCAACaccatattttaatttctttgattgAAGGGACTGATTAGTCACTATGTGTATTCAGATCTGGACCCTGAGAAAGAACCACTGAGTTGGAATACTAGAATAAAAATTGCTGTTGGTGCAGCTCGGGGCCTTGAGTATCTCCACTGCAAAGCCAATCCCCCTGTTATCTACCGCGACTTGAAATCTGCAAATATCTTGCTGGACAATGAGTTCAATCCAAAGCTCTCAGATTTTGGGCTTGCTAAATTGGGACCTGTTGGTGACAATACTCATGTTTCAACCAGAGTGATGGGAACATATGGTTACTGTGCCCCAGAGTATGCCATGAGTGGCAAGTTGACTCTTAAATCTGATATCTATAGCCTTGGTGTGGTTCTGTTGGAGTTGTTCACTGGCCGAAGGGCAATAGACTGTAGTAAGAAGCAGGGAGAGCAGAACCTTGTTTCTTGGGTGagttaactctctctctcttttcccctgTAGCATTTCAATCTTTTATTCTCCCTCGTCCCCCTTTCATTTCccattctatttataagttcaTGGCATGTCCAAGCACTATTAAGTGTGTATAATCTGATATGTCTTCTCTCCATGGCATgttcatgagatgagatgacatgacatgagataaaagttgaaagttgaataaaacatggttataatattattttttaatattatttttattttagaatttgaaaaggttgaattatttattaggATTGGTGCTTTGAATGCTGATGAACTATATGATTGTTGAAAGTTAAACCTTTACAGTGGGATATATGAACACTTGAAAACAGTGGGATGAAGAACAATGAAATGAAGAAGTACAAACCATGATATCAACAACTTGAAAACCACGATATAGCCCCGGCTGTGGATTTGATTAGGTGAAAATCAACAACTTTTTTGAAATACTTGTAGTTGTTTTCACCAAGTGGGGTGTTTGGAAAATATGTCACTGAGGTACCCCTAAACCATGATATCATTGTCACAAAAACAATGCCATATATCATGCCCCCATTAATGTCTTTCATTAACCCATAAGATGTGATTATGAAGCCCATATACTTGTTATATATGCTGATTTCTATGATAATGAGTTATCTCAAATGTCTATGAAGATTCTCCTGAACGTTGACTGTGATCATTATATTAACTTCTCTACCAAAAGCAGATCAACAGGGACCCATATTGACTGTGATTATGTTGGGACTGGATGTGTTTTTAGAAGGCAAGCACTTTATGGATTTGATGCTCCTGCCAAGAAGAAGCCCCCTAGCAAAACCTGCAATTGTTTGCCAAAATGGTGCTGCTTAATATTCTGAaaaaatttctgatttttatgtattagagtttaattaaagtaatgtatgtgttttgtaatattcttagcaaattagttcaaacaatgtaatatgtagttgattgcatcttgtatgtcgcatgcattttacatgatgaatattgatttttttatttttacatgtatttagttaaaaagtttaattaattgtttataggcTCATGAAATATTATAGGTTATGTTGGATTaagaatatgatttgaaattttaaatggagacaaaatatcaaaatatttgaagtctaattaataataaaaaagtttttgtgaaaaaaaaaaaaaaaaaatccggattcaacccggaatccggaatctgggttttgaaaaaatcgGATTTACCCGGGTTTCGGCCCTGGTCTGACCCGGATCAACCcggtccgggttccggcccgggtttgaaacccgggtcccgggccgggtatacccgggttggaacccggatgaacagtcctagttggaaataataaatttaagtaaaaattaaattcttaattattatatggagtgtatttgtaaaatataaaaaaattattattaaaatacataatatgatattattattttgactttgaaACAGATAGTCTAATGTGaattaatatctttaataaCTTTGACTTTAGTTAAAACCTCaacttttaactaaattttcGACTTGACAATTACTAGACCATTGCCAATACCCTATGGGGCTATCGGCTATGAACAAGTACTGTTGTTCATCCGTGTATttcatcccttttttttttttatatgtcgTTTATTCCCTTGTGTGCATTGGTGTATTTCATACATTGTTGCATTTTAGGTGTTGTAGGTTCTTCAGCTGGGTATAGGCGGCTCAGAGTGAAGGTATGGTTGGGTTGGCTGATGCGATCATCTGTCATGTACAactatcaactatatatatttaagaggaTTATAAAATATCGATATTACACTTATAAAATATAGATCCAAAGAATTTAATTAGCTAATTCAAAATTACTGTgcactaataatatttttaaaaatcaaattctaGTCTCGCCCGTTTGTGTATTTTCAATATTGTGActtctttttttcgtttttcttgttttaatgtGGACTGAAACAATTGAAAATCATACCCCAACATgcagtaataatattattacgtCAAGAATTCATCAATGTCatcaaaatggaaaatgctGAACTTTCTAGGAAAATCTTATAGACTCTATGTGATTGGTTCATAAACGACAGTATTAGTCATGTGTCACAACATGACTAatgtaattattaaaattggTTTGACTtagtttttcaatttatattaattGTGGTTTGTTAAATacggaaataaattatataaaaaaatatataggtaGTAGAACTTGTACGTCCGTAGTACATGAACTAGTGTTACCCAATCAAAATCTATTATGTTGTGAAGCAAACACATTTTAAGGGCATAAGTGAGGCCTGAATAATATCTTTGTTTTggtgtttcatatttttttggttgaatatattatcataaaatGAAAATCCGGCCTAGAGTAAATAACTAACACCTCGTTTGATTAcacaaatcatatcatctcattgtaatcattacaatttttttcaaactaatcccTCCCAAAAtacaatgaataatttaatttttttcaattctaaaataaaaataatattaaaaatttatattttaataatattttatttaattttaatttcatcttagAGACCTAAGTTGAAACAAATTAAGGTAAGAGTGTTTGTCCGGAGTCGTGTCAACAAACTTTCGAAGTCAACTTATTTTACTTTTGCTCGATAAGATGTTTGACGGTTTTTTTAAAGGAACGATTCAAAGAGAACTGTCCAAAAAACATGTGAACTTCTATTTTACGGTCCTTTTGTCCTTTGTTTCttaattaaaagaatcaatTAATTTGTACGCACGCGGTTGACGAGAAAATAATATtggtaaaaatataatataaataattaaatttatttttttaaactttttagataagtaattattttacatgATATCATAATCTTAAATTCAAACTTAGATTCTAaactctatctcatttaattaaatattttacatattaaactTAGTTACAAATGAGAAATTAATTCTCaaaaatatagtataaataattagatctaTATGCTCaagttttgaaattagtgatTTCATAAGTATTAAAATACCCTTCATCAAAAATTCCTAAAAATATGCATGCAGTAATTAATGTATAAGGCGACAAGCTCTCAAATTAAGAAGTTCAATTCCGGCTGGAGATCATCCTTGGTATCCCAAAAAGAGGATTTGGGAAAGTCTTTTCCGTGTAATGCAAAT carries:
- the LOC108995933 gene encoding probable serine/threonine-protein kinase PBL21; amino-acid sequence: MRPMEGEQWREKASLLVLSLQKGTPVRPSGPNPCTHIPRGGTGFALDDFRRTHRNLYLRESPYLHRRDPVSRDPIIVRRSSSPHLSCFISVVASLSLSDNQSFSRALFTCLDLDPEKEPLSWNTRIKIAVGAARGLEYLHCKANPPVIYRDLKSANILLDNEFNPKLSDFGLAKLGPVGDNTHVSTRVMGTYGYCAPEYAMSGKLTLKSDIYSLGVVLLELFTGRRAIDCSKKQGEQNLVSWINRDPY